The Sulfuricystis thermophila genome segment AAACTGCCCGGCAACGCGCTCTGTGGCAACGGCAAGCGGCAATCGCCGATCGACATCCGCGGTGGCATCCGCGTCGATCTCGAACCGATCAAGTTCGACTATCGGCCAACGCAGTTCCGCATCACCGACAACGGCCACACCGTGCAGATCGATGTCGCCGAGGGCAACACCATCACCGTGATGGGTCGCTCCTGGCAACTGGTGCAGCTGCATTTCCACCGCCCCTCCGAAGAGCGTGTCAGTGGCAAGAGCTACGAGATGTCGATGCATCTGGTGCATCGCGACTATGCGAACAATCTCGCGGTGATCGCCGTGCTGATGGAGCGCGGGCCCGAACACCCGGTGATCCAGACGTTGTGGAACCACCTGCCGCTCGATACCGGTCTTTCCGTCGAGCCGCCGAACGTCGCGATCGATCTGATGAAGCTCTTGCCCGAGCGGCGCGACTATTACACCTACATGGGCTCCCTGACCACGCCGCCGTGCACCGAGAACGTGCTGTGGATGGTGTTCAAGGAGCCGATCCTCGTCTCACCGGAGCAGATCGGCATCTTCGCGCGGCTTTACCCGAACAACGCGCGGCCCGTGCAGCCTGCCAACGACCGACTGATCAAGGAATCGCGCTGAGCAGCTTGCGGATCGGCGCCGGCAGTGCGGCCCGATCCAGCTCGGCTTGATCGAGCCAATGCAGGCCGGTCTCGGCCAGGCCGCATTGGGCGACGACATCGCAGACCAGCGGCCGGATGCGCAGGCAAAAATGCGTGAAGCCATGCGTCGAAGTCGGCGCTGGCGAGACGGCACCCACCTTCAGCCCCAGCACATCGCGGGCATAGTCGAGCGGCTCACGGTGTTCCGGCAGCTCTGGCAGCGACAGCAGCCCGCCCCAGATACCCGCGGGGGGACGTCGCTCGAGCGCGATACGCTTTGCCTGCCTCAAGACCAGCACCGTGATTTCGCGTTCCGGCAGATCACGCTTGGGACGTGCCCTCGGTAGCTCGTCCGTGCGGCCGCTATGCAAGGCGATGCAATCGCCTGAAACCGGACAGGCCGCGCACCGCGGCCGGCTGCGCGTGCATACCAGCGCCCCCAGGTCCATCAACGCCTGGAGATAGGTCGGCACCTGCCGATCGGGCAGCCGGGCGGCGGCCTCGCGCCAGAGGCGAGCCTCGACCGCAGGCGAGCCGGGAAAGCCCTCGATGCCGAGATGGCGGCAGAGCACGCGTTTCACATTGCCGTCGAGAATGGCCACGCGTGCGCCGAAACAGACCGCAGCGATCGCGTTCGCGGTCGAGCGGCCGATACCCGGTAACGCGGCGATGGCCGCCGGATCGTGTGGAAAACGGCCGCCATGCTGCGCGACGATGATCTGGGCGCAGCGATGCAGATTGCGCGCCCGTGCGTAATAACCCAGGCCGCTCCACAGCGCCATGACCTCTTCCACGCTCGCCGTAGCCAGCGCGGCGAGATCGGGAAAACGCGCGACGAAGCGCGCGTAATAGGGAATCACGGTCGCCACCTGTGTCTGCTGCAGCATGATTTCCGCGAGCCAGACACGATACGGGTCGCGCAGCTTCTGCCAATCCCATTGCCAGGGCAGATCATTGCGGCCGTACCGGCGCTGCCAGGC includes the following:
- a CDS encoding carbonic anhydrase, with protein sequence MPQIDKSKAEDPFKDAPSAAKPAPAEKAAVTAPPPRKPPLAATPRPVLKMPELSAAQELTRQQREMMLATSGPRKAAAAKPKAAQSERPAEVDFSQVHWGYSGLGAPENWAKLPGNALCGNGKRQSPIDIRGGIRVDLEPIKFDYRPTQFRITDNGHTVQIDVAEGNTITVMGRSWQLVQLHFHRPSEERVSGKSYEMSMHLVHRDYANNLAVIAVLMERGPEHPVIQTLWNHLPLDTGLSVEPPNVAIDLMKLLPERRDYYTYMGSLTTPPCTENVLWMVFKEPILVSPEQIGIFARLYPNNARPVQPANDRLIKESR
- the mutY gene encoding A/G-specific adenine glycosylase — encoded protein: MQSFAQRLIAWQRRYGRNDLPWQWDWQKLRDPYRVWLAEIMLQQTQVATVIPYYARFVARFPDLAALATASVEEVMALWSGLGYYARARNLHRCAQIIVAQHGGRFPHDPAAIAALPGIGRSTANAIAAVCFGARVAILDGNVKRVLCRHLGIEGFPGSPAVEARLWREAAARLPDRQVPTYLQALMDLGALVCTRSRPRCAACPVSGDCIALHSGRTDELPRARPKRDLPEREITVLVLRQAKRIALERRPPAGIWGGLLSLPELPEHREPLDYARDVLGLKVGAVSPAPTSTHGFTHFCLRIRPLVCDVVAQCGLAETGLHWLDQAELDRAALPAPIRKLLSAIP